The window TGTCGGCAAATGAATAGCGGCGAAAGGCGCGCGGCGTGCCGGTAAAATTGCGGTAATTCACAACTAGCGATTCATCACCACGCAAGGGCACCGAAGTTTTTTCGCCGACTTCCCAGGATCCATTGTGCCGTCGTGATGGCACTCCAAAATATCGTTCGACGGTGCGCGCCGCGAGGCTCAAGGTCGGCGTTTTTTGAGAGGTTTCTTCCGAAAGAGCAACTGTCGTGGACGCGATAATGCTTTCTTTGCCGCTCCATTCCGCGTAGCCCAGATGCGCGTCGGGATTGAACGCCGAATCGGGCAGGGCGTAAAGCAATTCGTCCGTGGGCAAAATCCAGTGAGGCTTGCCATTTTGATCCGTGCGAAATTCTTTCACTAAAACGACATTGCTCGCGCGATGGAGGGCATATTTGAGTTTCTCGTCGTTGCCGGGAAACCATTTCGCGGTGGAAATTGGCTGAATCCAATCGAGGGCAATGACGCGCGCGCCGCCTCCGCTGAATTTATCGAGCGCGGCGGCGAAGTGCGGCCCCCACGCGATAAGCGGCTCCTTCCATTTATTGACACTGCGGTCATCAATTTCGACGAGGACAATGTCGGCGTCGGGCGTAGAGTTTGGGCGCAGCGTTTCGCGCAAAGCAAAACGCGTGCAAAGCCACCATAAATCGCTCTGCTCAACGCGATTGGCGGTGCGCGTGGCAAGACTGAGTGCGAGGCAAAGAAAAAAAATCGAAAGCGCAGCGAGGGTGCGTCCGCGCCGCCAGTGAGCGGGCAATCCACCTTCGCCCGAAAGAGATGAAAAGGACTTCATGTGCGCGTTCATTGTAACGCACAGACCTACAAGTACGGTCGAATTCGACCGTACTTCCCGCAGCGAACCCCTCAAAGGGACACGTTAATTACACAGCAGCGCGCGTAGCAAACCAGTCGGCCAAGTCTGCAATCCGTTCACGCTCGAAAAGCACGTCGAGCCAACGCACGGGAATTTCGCTTTCGCCATAAAAGGCACCCGCCATTGCGCCGGTGACTGCGCCGGTTGTATCGGCATCGCCGCCGAGATTCACAGCTTCCACAACGGCGTCTTCGAACGAATCGGTATTCATTAGCGCCCAGAGCGCGCAATCAAGTGTGTCGAGAACGTAGCCCGTGGGCTTCAATTCGCTGCGATGCTTTCCCGGCGCCAGCGAAATGCGCTTGCGAATATGACCGGGTGCGTCGCGGCATTCTTCGACGGCGGCATCGAGTGCGGCGTCGCGCCCACCGAGCGAAATCGCGTGGGCGATGAATCCGTTAGCGATAGCACAACTCCACTGGCATTCCTGGTGCGCGTGAGTAATTTCGGACGACACTTTCGAATGATCTAGGCGTGCGGCGGTGTCAGCGTAATCGAAAAGCGCAACCGGCGCGCAACGCATCAGCGAGCCGTTGCCTGCCGACGAAGGTGAAAGGCGCTGCACGCCGAGCGAAGCGGTTTTCCAATCGGTGGTTTTGTTTCCCGGCATTCCGTCGCCGCGCATTCGTCCGAGAACCGCGCGCGTATGATTTCCCACATCGGGCGGCGAGCTTTCGAGCCACGCCACAAACCGCGCCGCAATATCTTCGGGAACGAATCCGTTTTTATCGACGAGGCTTTGCGCCAGATCGAGCGCCATTGCGGTGTCGTCGGTCCATTC is drawn from Abditibacteriaceae bacterium and contains these coding sequences:
- a CDS encoding ADP-ribosylglycohydrolase family protein → MRNFGAHFRGCLLGLAVGDALGGPLEFMESAVIARKHGRVTEMIGGGWLNLKPGEWTDDTAMALDLAQSLVDKNGFVPEDIAARFVAWLESSPPDVGNHTRAVLGRMRGDGMPGNKTTDWKTASLGVQRLSPSSAGNGSLMRCAPVALFDYADTAARLDHSKVSSEITHAHQECQWSCAIANGFIAHAISLGGRDAALDAAVEECRDAPGHIRKRISLAPGKHRSELKPTGYVLDTLDCALWALMNTDSFEDAVVEAVNLGGDADTTGAVTGAMAGAFYGESEIPVRWLDVLFERERIADLADWFATRAAV